In Thiohalorhabdus sp. Cl-TMA, a single genomic region encodes these proteins:
- the pseC gene encoding UDP-4-amino-4,6-dideoxy-N-acetyl-beta-L-altrosamine transaminase — MIPYGRQEVTEDDIEAVVEVLRSNLITQGPVAPRFEEAVRDYCRASHAVAVSSGTAGLHLACHAMGLGPGDWLWTSPITFVASANCGLYCGADVDFVDIDPATRNMSVEALKHKLEQAETEGQLPKVVVPVHFAGLSCDMAAIRELADRYGFWVLEDAAHAFGGEYRGEPVGACRFSDAAVFSFHPVKNITTGEGGMVTTRRLELATRIERLRSHGITREPAHMIREPDGPWYYEQGELGLNYRLTDIQAALGLSQLQRLDTFIQARRNGAVRYSRLLADLPLILPGESSNSHSAWHLYVVELGGTDPQAIRREVFEALREQGWGVNVHYIPVHWQPDYARECRKLPAAEAYYSRALTIPLFPGLTEGQQEAFAVDLSQAIHQARPVGTA, encoded by the coding sequence ATGATCCCCTACGGGCGCCAAGAGGTCACCGAGGACGATATTGAGGCCGTGGTGGAGGTCCTCCGCTCGAACTTAATAACCCAAGGGCCAGTGGCTCCCCGCTTTGAGGAGGCGGTTAGGGATTACTGCCGGGCCAGTCATGCAGTGGCGGTAAGTAGCGGCACCGCAGGTCTGCACTTGGCATGTCATGCCATGGGCCTGGGGCCTGGAGATTGGCTCTGGACTTCCCCCATCACTTTCGTGGCCTCGGCCAACTGCGGGCTCTATTGCGGTGCCGATGTGGATTTCGTGGACATCGATCCCGCCACTAGGAATATGAGTGTTGAGGCTCTAAAGCATAAGTTGGAACAGGCCGAGACGGAAGGTCAGTTGCCAAAGGTAGTGGTACCCGTCCATTTCGCCGGATTGTCTTGCGACATGGCAGCCATCCGGGAACTTGCTGACAGGTATGGTTTTTGGGTGCTAGAGGATGCTGCTCATGCTTTCGGAGGGGAATACCGTGGTGAGCCGGTGGGGGCATGTCGATTCAGCGATGCCGCGGTGTTTAGCTTCCACCCGGTGAAGAACATTACTACCGGGGAAGGCGGTATGGTAACTACGAGACGGTTGGAACTGGCCACGCGGATAGAACGGTTACGCAGCCACGGTATTACGCGTGAACCAGCCCACATGATCCGGGAGCCTGATGGCCCCTGGTACTATGAACAAGGCGAGCTTGGGCTCAATTACCGCCTTACCGACATCCAAGCGGCCCTGGGCCTCAGCCAACTGCAGCGCCTGGATACCTTTATCCAGGCTCGAAGAAATGGCGCAGTACGCTATTCTCGCCTACTCGCCGACCTGCCCCTCATACTCCCTGGTGAGTCCTCGAACAGCCATTCTGCCTGGCATCTGTATGTGGTGGAACTAGGGGGAACCGATCCCCAGGCAATCCGGCGGGAGGTATTCGAAGCGCTGCGTGAGCAGGGTTGGGGCGTTAACGTCCATTATATTCCAGTCCATTGGCAGCCCGATTACGCCCGGGAATGCCGCAAACTGCCGGCAGCCGAGGCCTACTATTCGCGCGCGCTCACTATTCCACTGTTCCCTGGGTTAACTGAGGGGCAGCAGGAGGCCTTTGCGGTGGATCTAAGCCAGGCAATTCACCAGGCGCGGCCAGTAGGAACTGCTTAA
- a CDS encoding N-acetylneuraminate synthase family protein, with protein MVQLGNRRIGDDQPTYITFEAGPTHDGLESAKKLAAHAVEAGADAIKFQVVDPDRLVADRSQPFTYEVLVNRETGETETVTEPLYDILQRRVLNTEEWHQLKGYCDEQGIAFFATATFEEEIDLLCDIECASLKIASGDVNHLPLIRRAARTGMCIQLDTGSSTLGEIETAVEAIRAEGNEQIIIHQCPSGYPARADSINLNIIPTLKQMFGYPAAFSDHTPGREMDIAAVAKGANLVEKTITLDRMTRSVEHVMSLEPNEMADFVESMRALETALGTSRRILHSKENESRLAVRRSVFLAEEGRAGQRLGDVAVEFRRPGHGLAPDRYEELVDATLGRDLPAGHRLSLADLA; from the coding sequence ATGGTTCAGCTAGGTAACCGACGGATCGGGGATGACCAGCCCACTTATATTACTTTTGAGGCCGGCCCCACCCACGATGGATTGGAGTCGGCTAAAAAGTTAGCTGCCCACGCCGTGGAGGCAGGGGCGGATGCAATTAAATTCCAGGTTGTCGACCCTGATCGACTAGTTGCCGACCGAAGCCAGCCTTTCACCTACGAGGTGCTAGTTAACCGTGAAACGGGCGAGACTGAGACTGTCACCGAACCCCTGTACGATATTCTGCAACGCCGGGTCCTGAACACGGAAGAATGGCACCAGCTCAAGGGTTACTGCGACGAACAAGGTATCGCCTTCTTCGCCACCGCGACCTTCGAGGAAGAGATAGATCTGTTGTGTGACATCGAGTGCGCCTCCCTGAAGATCGCTTCTGGGGATGTCAATCATCTGCCTCTGATCCGGCGGGCCGCACGCACTGGGATGTGCATCCAACTGGATACTGGAAGTTCTACTCTCGGCGAGATCGAGACGGCGGTAGAGGCCATTCGCGCGGAGGGCAATGAGCAAATCATCATCCACCAGTGCCCCTCTGGCTATCCTGCCCGGGCGGATTCCATCAACTTGAATATCATTCCTACGCTCAAGCAGATGTTCGGCTATCCCGCGGCCTTCTCAGACCATACACCGGGGCGGGAAATGGATATCGCCGCGGTGGCCAAGGGCGCCAACTTGGTGGAGAAAACTATCACCCTGGACCGTATGACACGATCGGTGGAGCATGTCATGTCCTTGGAGCCTAACGAAATGGCCGATTTTGTTGAGTCCATGCGGGCCTTGGAGACAGCCTTGGGTACCTCCCGGCGCATCCTACATTCGAAAGAGAATGAGAGTCGCCTTGCTGTCCGGCGGTCTGTGTTTCTGGCCGAAGAGGGTCGGGCGGGCCAGCGTCTCGGAGACGTGGCCGTGGAATTTCGCCGACCCGGTCATGGTTTGGCCCCGGATCGCTACGAAGAGTTGGTAGACGCTACCCTCGGCCGCGACCTCCCCGCCGGCCACCGGTTATCCCTTGCCGACTTGGCTTAG
- a CDS encoding cytidylyltransferase domain-containing protein, with product MDRLAIIPARGGSKRLPRKNLADLGGRPVVSRVIHTALESALFDRVVVSTEDKEIGEVAAGAGAEVHWRDPSLATDQASVIEVCSDLLGGLREVPERFCCLYATAAFLAPGDLKDSEAFLAGADVVMGVSGYPIHPYKALEESEHGFLRPKWPTENDKKSQYFPWFVASNGTFYWARTEPFLKEPTFFPNRLKGYELPPERAVDIDTVEDLQWARKLLAIQQGSPEGGGK from the coding sequence TTGGATCGCCTAGCCATCATCCCGGCTCGGGGTGGCTCTAAACGGCTCCCCCGCAAGAATCTGGCCGACTTGGGGGGGCGGCCAGTTGTTTCCAGAGTTATCCATACAGCGCTGGAGTCAGCCCTGTTCGATCGAGTGGTGGTATCCACTGAGGACAAGGAAATCGGAGAGGTTGCGGCTGGCGCGGGAGCAGAAGTGCATTGGCGGGATCCTAGCCTAGCCACAGACCAGGCTTCAGTGATTGAAGTTTGTTCCGATCTGCTCGGCGGTCTTCGCGAAGTTCCTGAACGGTTCTGCTGCCTGTACGCCACCGCTGCTTTCCTCGCACCGGGAGACCTTAAGGATTCCGAGGCCTTTCTGGCGGGAGCGGACGTGGTTATGGGGGTGTCCGGCTATCCCATCCATCCTTACAAGGCTCTTGAGGAGTCGGAGCATGGGTTCCTGCGGCCGAAATGGCCTACCGAAAACGACAAGAAGTCCCAGTATTTTCCGTGGTTCGTGGCGAGTAACGGAACCTTTTACTGGGCGCGCACGGAGCCGTTTTTGAAAGAGCCCACCTTCTTTCCGAATAGGCTCAAGGGATACGAGTTGCCTCCAGAGCGTGCAGTGGATATTGATACGGTCGAGGATCTCCAATGGGCCCGCAAGCTGTTGGCCATCCAGCAAGGTTCCCCAGAAGGGGGCGGAAAATGA
- a CDS encoding PIG-L deacetylase family protein, which yields MSILVVAAHPDDEVLGCGGTIARWALEGHTVRIGILAEGATSRDPERRQGDRKGELSALGKAAQEAGNILGAASVELLGLPDNRMDSLDRLEIVKSVEAWVERYQPSVVLTHYGGDVNIDHRRVHEAVITACRPQPDHPVSRFQFFEVPSSTEWQPRGSGPAFEPDVFVDITETLEKKIEALRAYESEMRLWPHSRSLEGVRHLAHWRGATVGKGAAESFMLGRELL from the coding sequence ATGAGTATTCTGGTGGTGGCGGCTCATCCCGACGATGAAGTCCTTGGCTGTGGGGGGACCATTGCTCGGTGGGCTTTGGAGGGCCACACAGTGCGAATTGGTATCCTTGCCGAGGGGGCAACCAGCCGGGACCCCGAGCGCCGTCAAGGGGATCGAAAAGGAGAATTGAGCGCATTGGGGAAAGCCGCCCAGGAAGCGGGAAATATCCTGGGTGCTGCCAGTGTGGAGCTGTTGGGCTTGCCTGATAATCGGATGGACTCGTTGGACCGCTTGGAGATCGTCAAGTCGGTTGAGGCCTGGGTTGAACGTTACCAGCCAAGCGTCGTCCTTACCCACTATGGGGGGGACGTCAACATCGATCACCGGCGGGTACACGAAGCAGTGATTACGGCATGCCGACCGCAACCAGACCACCCGGTGTCTCGGTTTCAATTTTTCGAAGTGCCATCCAGTACTGAATGGCAGCCCAGAGGCAGTGGGCCGGCTTTTGAGCCTGATGTTTTCGTAGATATAACCGAGACCCTTGAAAAGAAGATAGAAGCCCTTAGGGCTTATGAATCCGAGATGCGTCTCTGGCCACATTCCCGGTCCCTGGAAGGGGTCCGCCACCTCGCCCATTGGCGAGGGGCAACGGTAGGGAAGGGGGCCGCTGAAAGTTTCATGCTAGGTCGTGAGCTACTTTGA
- the pseG gene encoding UDP-2,4-diacetamido-2,4,6-trideoxy-beta-L-altropyranose hydrolase has protein sequence MRAVFRVDGSTRMGTGHVIRCLTLAGILRERGHECLFVHRIQPGHMAGMIRNRGFPVYELSEIDPAPGNPGQEGHGHWLGVSPARDSQETRELLQELTTDLLVVDHYAIDSSWEAQLREKAPKILVIDDLADRPHDCDFLVDQTYGRQEREYRPLVPGNCEILTGAHYALLREEFASLREKALARRDRPNHGIERVLVSMGGSDPENVTERAIQGIVLSGQSVSIDVMLGGEAPHLKTLVKKWEAQPGIHFHVDTSDVARLMAIADIAVGAGGTTSWERCCMGLPTLSAIAAENQRVIVQSLASKGAVHNLDEVGKGFEARVSKSLNSFFEDSRRLHSMSLAARKVCDGHGAERIADRIAQSN, from the coding sequence ATGCGAGCGGTTTTTAGGGTGGATGGCTCCACCCGCATGGGTACGGGGCATGTCATTCGCTGCCTTACCCTTGCTGGGATTCTGCGGGAGCGGGGTCATGAATGCCTATTTGTCCACCGCATCCAGCCCGGTCATATGGCGGGAATGATCCGAAATCGGGGGTTCCCGGTGTACGAGCTGTCCGAGATTGACCCTGCTCCTGGCAATCCCGGGCAGGAGGGTCATGGCCATTGGCTAGGGGTTTCCCCAGCCCGCGACTCCCAGGAAACCCGGGAGTTGCTCCAAGAGCTAACCACGGATCTATTGGTCGTGGATCACTATGCCATCGATTCCTCCTGGGAAGCACAGCTCAGGGAGAAGGCGCCCAAGATCCTAGTAATTGATGACTTGGCAGATCGCCCCCATGACTGTGACTTCCTTGTGGACCAGACATATGGTCGCCAAGAACGGGAATATCGGCCCCTGGTGCCAGGAAATTGCGAAATTCTTACTGGGGCCCACTATGCTCTCTTACGCGAAGAATTCGCTTCTCTCCGGGAGAAAGCGCTTGCCAGAAGGGATAGGCCGAATCATGGGATAGAGCGGGTCCTTGTCTCCATGGGAGGGAGTGATCCGGAAAATGTCACCGAGCGAGCCATCCAAGGGATTGTCCTTTCAGGCCAGTCGGTCTCCATTGATGTGATGTTGGGTGGGGAAGCCCCACATTTGAAGACCTTGGTTAAAAAGTGGGAAGCGCAGCCGGGGATTCATTTTCACGTCGATACCTCGGATGTGGCCCGCTTGATGGCTATCGCAGATATCGCGGTTGGTGCCGGGGGTACCACTAGTTGGGAAAGGTGCTGCATGGGGCTGCCCACCTTGAGCGCTATTGCTGCTGAGAATCAAAGGGTGATTGTTCAATCTCTAGCTTCCAAGGGAGCTGTGCACAACCTTGACGAGGTTGGGAAGGGATTTGAGGCTCGGGTTTCGAAATCCCTTAATTCCTTTTTTGAAGATAGTAGGCGGCTCCATTCGATGAGCCTGGCCGCCCGGAAGGTGTGTGACGGTCACGGAGCTGAGCGGATAGCTGATCGAATTGCTCAGTCAAATTAA
- a CDS encoding N-acetylneuraminate synthase family protein, translating to MKIEVMRKENVIQVGDRSIGPSHSSFIVAEVGINHNGDMALARESIAAAAEAGADSVKFQNYRTEDFVSDRALMFEYTSRGEKVVEPQYDMFKRCELDRDQLAMLKEEADRHGLDFHSTPTSVEGIRDLQAIGCSLLKNGSDYLTHLDLIGSMGETGMATVLSTGMATLGEIDDAVRAFRETGNEQLILLHCTSSYPTPPEEVNLARLPVLGDVFDVPVGLSDHTAGTTAATGAAYMGGCWIEKHFTLDRNLPGPDHWFSMDPDELRTLVAKVREAEKMVGSACIGPTKSEAFGRRDFRLSCVAVDDLPAGHVLAPEDITFRRPGTGVAPAQASLLVGRKLSSAAPRGHVFTVDDFE from the coding sequence ATGAAGATTGAGGTTATGAGGAAGGAAAACGTTATTCAAGTCGGAGACCGAAGCATTGGTCCGAGTCATTCAAGTTTTATTGTTGCCGAGGTAGGCATTAACCATAACGGAGATATGGCGCTGGCGCGGGAGAGTATCGCTGCAGCTGCAGAGGCGGGGGCGGACTCAGTTAAATTCCAGAACTACCGCACAGAAGATTTCGTCTCTGACCGTGCCTTGATGTTCGAGTACACCTCGCGTGGGGAGAAGGTGGTAGAGCCGCAGTACGACATGTTCAAGCGATGCGAACTGGATCGGGACCAGCTAGCAATGCTGAAGGAGGAGGCGGACCGGCATGGACTGGATTTCCACAGCACCCCAACTAGCGTAGAGGGGATCCGCGATCTTCAGGCGATTGGCTGCTCCCTGCTCAAAAATGGGTCGGACTACCTTACCCATCTCGATCTGATCGGGTCTATGGGAGAGACCGGTATGGCTACCGTTTTGTCGACAGGCATGGCCACCCTCGGCGAGATAGACGATGCCGTGCGAGCCTTCCGCGAAACCGGCAATGAGCAACTGATCTTACTACACTGCACTTCGTCCTATCCGACGCCGCCAGAGGAGGTGAACCTAGCACGCCTGCCGGTGCTCGGGGATGTTTTCGATGTCCCTGTGGGACTAAGTGATCACACGGCCGGCACTACCGCCGCAACCGGGGCGGCCTATATGGGAGGCTGCTGGATCGAGAAGCACTTTACCTTGGATCGAAATCTGCCAGGGCCCGATCATTGGTTCTCCATGGACCCCGATGAACTGCGCACCTTGGTGGCCAAGGTGCGGGAGGCTGAAAAGATGGTGGGCTCAGCTTGCATCGGCCCGACCAAAAGTGAGGCCTTTGGACGCCGCGACTTCCGGCTATCCTGCGTGGCGGTTGATGACCTTCCTGCTGGCCATGTTCTTGCCCCGGAAGATATCACCTTCCGTCGCCCGGGAACCGGGGTGGCGCCGGCTCAGGCCTCCCTTTTGGTTGGACGCAAGCTTAGCTCAGCGGCACCCCGAGGACACGTTTTTACCGTAGACGACTTCGAGTAG
- a CDS encoding methionyl-tRNA formyltransferase → MRVVFLGNHTVGATALRALLDIVEVTGVVAHPPDSEDGVRYESVHDRALEWGLPVIRGRAKTPEVTEFVRAAAPDLLWVTDYRYLLPEELTALAPRGAVNLHPSLLPRYRGRASINWAILYGESEIGLTAHFIAEGADTGDIIEQRAVSLFEEEDIGDALNRLMPLYDSLTREVAVRFLKAPVYGTPQDHARATEFPARKPKDGRIDWNRPAYEIRDLIRAVAAPYPGAFTDLSGARMYFWKARLGENSGSSLPASPGTVTAITEEGGFWVCCGDGPLYIKDWSTDPEGAVVPFPGLSLMVPEETG, encoded by the coding sequence GTGCGCGTTGTATTTCTAGGAAATCACACTGTCGGGGCTACAGCACTTCGCGCCCTATTGGATATTGTTGAAGTAACCGGCGTGGTTGCTCATCCCCCTGATTCCGAAGATGGGGTTCGTTACGAGTCGGTACACGACCGGGCGCTGGAGTGGGGTTTGCCGGTGATCCGAGGGCGGGCGAAAACGCCGGAAGTAACGGAATTCGTCCGCGCTGCGGCGCCTGACCTCTTGTGGGTGACGGATTACCGCTACTTGCTTCCGGAAGAGCTTACCGCTTTGGCTCCTCGTGGGGCAGTCAATCTGCATCCTAGCCTGCTGCCGCGCTACCGGGGTCGTGCGTCAATCAATTGGGCAATCCTTTATGGAGAGAGCGAAATCGGTTTGACTGCCCATTTTATTGCTGAAGGTGCTGATACGGGCGATATCATTGAGCAGAGGGCAGTTTCTCTATTTGAAGAAGAGGACATTGGGGATGCACTTAACCGCTTGATGCCCCTTTATGATTCGCTCACCCGGGAGGTTGCCGTTCGCTTCCTGAAGGCTCCAGTGTACGGTACACCACAGGATCATGCCCGGGCTACGGAGTTTCCAGCACGGAAGCCCAAGGACGGAAGGATTGACTGGAACCGGCCTGCCTATGAAATCCGCGATTTGATAAGGGCCGTTGCTGCCCCCTATCCGGGTGCCTTTACCGACTTGTCGGGCGCGCGTATGTATTTTTGGAAAGCTCGACTTGGGGAAAATTCTGGCAGTAGCTTGCCCGCTTCTCCGGGTACAGTAACCGCTATTACGGAGGAAGGAGGCTTTTGGGTTTGCTGTGGAGACGGTCCCCTATACATAAAGGATTGGAGCACGGACCCAGAGGGGGCTGTTGTTCCATTTCCGGGCCTTAGTTTGATGGTGCCGGAGGAAACCGGGTGA
- a CDS encoding DegT/DnrJ/EryC1/StrS family aminotransferase translates to METKAVAEVVQSGHWAGGERVASLEESLAGLFSARGAVAIGSGVGALRLALMGLGVRAGTPVVVPGYSCVALANAVLALGARPVPVDCAVGEVNPNPSEIVAKAQQVEAFLAVVVHTFGQPVDLAPLKNAGLIVVEDCSHGMPWNQDGTPRPLEGDAAVLSFYATKLIGGGEGGAVVTNDTDVLESVLDLRDYTDKAAMGVRLNDKMNDLEAALAQCQLSRLPSLVEARAERAARYRKRLSEMVPSKAGTSLPPEYPGRIWYRYTVRLPSFDLDRVMAQMLALGVQTARPVSLWVDRADCPEAHRTESEILSLPLYPTLGVVEQDTVVSALRQILS, encoded by the coding sequence ATGGAGACAAAGGCTGTCGCGGAAGTTGTCCAGAGTGGTCATTGGGCAGGGGGAGAGCGGGTGGCCAGTTTGGAGGAAAGCCTGGCAGGCTTGTTTTCGGCCCGGGGGGCTGTAGCTATAGGAAGCGGCGTAGGTGCGCTGCGTCTGGCCTTGATGGGGTTGGGTGTGAGGGCTGGAACCCCAGTAGTAGTGCCTGGCTACAGTTGTGTGGCTTTGGCAAACGCTGTGCTTGCCTTGGGGGCACGTCCTGTCCCGGTAGATTGCGCTGTCGGGGAAGTAAATCCCAACCCCTCTGAGATTGTTGCCAAAGCCCAGCAGGTGGAAGCCTTTTTGGCCGTGGTGGTCCACACCTTTGGCCAGCCCGTCGATTTGGCCCCCCTTAAGAATGCAGGTTTGATCGTCGTAGAGGACTGCTCTCATGGCATGCCGTGGAATCAGGATGGAACTCCTAGGCCATTGGAAGGAGACGCTGCTGTACTATCCTTCTATGCAACCAAATTGATTGGCGGAGGGGAGGGCGGCGCCGTAGTCACCAATGACACTGACGTATTGGAGAGTGTGCTCGATCTTCGGGACTATACCGATAAAGCGGCGATGGGAGTACGGCTTAACGATAAGATGAACGATTTGGAGGCAGCCTTGGCTCAATGCCAGCTCAGCCGCTTGCCTTCGCTGGTGGAGGCAAGGGCAGAACGAGCGGCAAGGTACCGAAAAAGGCTTTCCGAAATGGTCCCGAGCAAGGCTGGAACCAGCCTACCGCCAGAGTACCCCGGCCGTATCTGGTACCGCTACACGGTGCGACTACCAAGTTTTGACCTAGACCGGGTAATGGCCCAGATGCTCGCTTTGGGCGTGCAGACAGCGCGGCCAGTGAGCTTATGGGTGGATAGGGCAGATTGCCCAGAGGCCCATCGAACAGAATCGGAAATCCTATCCCTGCCCCTCTACCCTACTCTTGGGGTGGTGGAACAGGACACAGTTGTATCTGCGCTCAGGCAGATCCTTTCATAG
- a CDS encoding class I SAM-dependent methyltransferase — protein sequence MADKNTETWESKLSRIGEYYSELVGAHGANPLSCDYGRPTSQKRKFGAVAEVMPLSGKHVLDVGCGLGDFADYLDAEIGKVQYTGVEIAPAMLKEARQLRPHLDLRQLDILRETPEGQFDLVTANGIFYLLGTDAKYLTEKIITRMFSLTRYAVAFTTLSTWTDYQESGEFYADPLETLSFCRTLTPWVVLRHDYAPHDFTVYLYKQSPFQEDGGGP from the coding sequence ATGGCAGATAAGAATACGGAAACCTGGGAAAGCAAACTTTCCAGAATTGGGGAATACTACTCGGAGTTAGTGGGAGCCCATGGTGCCAACCCCTTATCATGCGACTATGGCCGTCCAACCTCCCAAAAACGAAAATTTGGGGCTGTGGCTGAGGTTATGCCTTTGTCAGGCAAGCACGTGCTGGATGTGGGCTGCGGGTTAGGTGATTTCGCGGACTACCTGGATGCCGAGATAGGTAAAGTGCAATATACTGGTGTTGAAATCGCCCCGGCTATGCTGAAAGAGGCGCGACAGTTGCGGCCTCATCTTGATCTCCGACAATTGGATATTCTACGTGAAACCCCCGAAGGGCAATTTGATTTAGTAACCGCAAACGGAATTTTTTACCTTTTGGGCACAGATGCCAAATATCTAACTGAAAAGATAATCACTCGGATGTTTTCCCTGACCAGGTATGCGGTGGCCTTTACTACACTGAGTACATGGACTGACTATCAGGAATCTGGGGAGTTTTACGCGGATCCACTGGAAACCCTGTCCTTCTGCCGCACCTTGACACCTTGGGTAGTGCTGCGGCACGACTATGCGCCCCACGATTTTACTGTCTACCTATATAAGCAATCCCCCTTTCAAGAGGACGGGGGCGGACCGTGA
- a CDS encoding WbqC family protein, with protein MIVSINQPAYLPWLGYFDRIAKSDLHIVLDHVQFEKNSMVPRNKIRTPQGWTWLTVPVLTKGRSSEATIQDIGVNNQASWGKKHWKALQANYARAPHFAPHKSFFEDVFQETWEQLFPLLERTNGYLMDAFNISTPLVRSSELRPKERKSELVLELCKKVEATTYISGPFGREYLNLPAFEAAEIEVVFHDYPHPEYNQVFDGFEPYMSAIDLLFNYGPDSRGVLDSSCESLTPCCGV; from the coding sequence GTGATCGTCTCCATCAATCAACCCGCCTACCTGCCTTGGCTTGGCTACTTTGACCGTATCGCCAAGTCTGATCTTCATATCGTTTTGGACCACGTCCAGTTTGAAAAAAATAGTATGGTCCCGCGGAACAAAATTCGCACCCCCCAAGGGTGGACTTGGTTGACTGTTCCTGTCTTAACTAAGGGGCGCTCATCAGAAGCCACGATCCAGGATATCGGAGTCAACAACCAAGCTTCTTGGGGCAAAAAACACTGGAAAGCCCTACAGGCAAACTATGCAAGGGCACCCCACTTTGCTCCCCATAAATCCTTTTTTGAAGATGTTTTCCAGGAAACGTGGGAGCAGCTATTCCCCTTACTGGAACGGACCAATGGCTATCTCATGGATGCATTTAATATAAGCACACCTTTGGTGCGTAGTAGCGAGCTCCGCCCCAAAGAAAGGAAGAGCGAACTTGTCCTAGAGTTGTGCAAAAAAGTTGAGGCGACCACTTATATATCTGGCCCCTTCGGCCGGGAATATCTAAACCTCCCGGCATTCGAGGCTGCGGAAATTGAAGTGGTATTTCACGATTACCCCCATCCTGAATACAACCAAGTCTTCGATGGATTTGAGCCCTATATGTCCGCCATTGATCTTTTATTTAACTATGGTCCTGATTCCCGGGGAGTCTTAGATAGTTCCTGTGAATCCCTTACACCTTGCTGTGGAGTTTAA
- a CDS encoding IS110 family transposase → MPVDLAKYDFHVVGLDDRAHPMQRRRLTRTGLIRFLSQLAPCHVAMEACGGAHFLARTAEAMGHRAHVLPGQYVRAYTKPQKNDYADAEAIAEAATWPTMREGEPQGFPQQELQLLHRARSGWVTQRTETANRIRGSLLEFGIVVPRRLNTLRRQLPFLLEDTDNGLPEGVRGLLLQLLEQLHQLDDHIEQAACQLEARLHADSRGQWLLTVPGVGPVVASAMLAAIGDGRQFRRGRDLAAWLGLVPCQHSIGGRPRLLGIPKHGNTHLRALLIHGARAHSGPHPSAN, encoded by the coding sequence ATCCCGGTCGACCTGGCCAAATACGATTTCCATGTGGTTGGCCTCGATGATCGGGCCCACCCGATGCAGCGCAGGCGCCTGACCCGTACGGGCCTAATCCGGTTTTTGAGTCAGTTGGCGCCCTGCCACGTGGCCATGGAGGCCTGTGGCGGCGCCCATTTCCTGGCCCGCACAGCCGAGGCCATGGGCCACCGCGCCCACGTGCTGCCCGGGCAATACGTGCGGGCCTACACCAAACCCCAGAAAAACGATTACGCGGACGCCGAGGCGATCGCCGAGGCCGCCACCTGGCCGACGATGCGGGAGGGGGAGCCTCAAGGATTCCCCCAGCAGGAGCTGCAGCTCCTCCATCGCGCCCGATCCGGCTGGGTAACCCAGCGTACCGAAACCGCCAATCGGATCCGGGGCAGTCTCCTGGAATTCGGTATCGTGGTGCCTCGGCGGCTTAACACCCTGCGCCGTCAGCTGCCCTTTCTCCTCGAGGACACCGACAACGGATTGCCGGAAGGCGTCCGCGGCTTGCTGCTGCAGCTGTTGGAGCAGCTCCACCAATTGGACGACCACATCGAGCAGGCCGCCTGCCAGCTCGAGGCGCGGCTGCACGCTGACAGCCGCGGCCAATGGCTCCTCACCGTTCCGGGCGTGGGCCCTGTGGTAGCGTCCGCCATGCTGGCAGCGATCGGGGACGGCCGCCAGTTCCGCCGTGGCCGCGATCTGGCTGCCTGGCTGGGACTGGTTCCCTGCCAGCATTCCATCGGCGGGCGCCCGCGCCTGCTAGGCATTCCCAAACACGGCAATACGCACCTTCGTGCCCTACTTATCCACGGGGCCCGGGCCCATAGTGGGCCGCATCCATCAGCGAACTGA